The proteins below come from a single Juglans regia cultivar Chandler chromosome 12, Walnut 2.0, whole genome shotgun sequence genomic window:
- the LOC108989028 gene encoding uncharacterized protein LOC108989028, with the protein MDPQAFIRLSIGSLGLRIPGAAYNSVGIRALSSPCSCEIRLRGFPVQTTSVPLITSVEATPDSHSIASSFYLEESDLKALLAPGCFHGTHASLEIVVFTGWKGSHCGVSIKRQQIGSFKLEVGPEWCEGRPIILFNGWIGIGKNKQESGKSGPELHLRVKLDPDPRYVFQFEDVTRLSPQIVQLQGSIKQPIFSCKFSRDRVPQVDPLSTYWSGSTDSSDQEMERRERKGWKVKIHDLSGSAVAAAFITTPFVPSTGCDWVARSNPGAWLIVRPDVCRPESWQPWGKLEAWRERGIRDSVCCRFRLISDDQEGGELLISEIFINAEKGGEFFIDTDRQMRAAATPIPSPQSSGDFAALGPVVGGFVMKCRVQGEGKRSKPLVQLALRHVTCVEDAAIFMALAAAVDLSIEACRPFRRKIMRRTRHSL; encoded by the exons ATGGATCCTCAGGCTTTTATTAGGTTGTCTATAGGCTCACTGGGATTGAGGATTCCTGGGGCAGCTTATAACTCGGTTGGAATTCGTGCACTCTCTTCTCCATGTTCATGTGAAATTCGTCTTCGAGGTTTTCCGGTACAGACAACATCAGTACCCTTAATAACCTCTGTTGAAGCTACCCCTGATTCTCACAGTATTGCCTCGAGCTTTTATCTTGAAGAATCTGATCTGAAGGCCTTGTTGGCACCTGGCTGTTTCCATGGCACGCATGCATCTTTAGAGATAGTTGTTTTTACAGGGTGGAAAGGGTCTCATTGTGGTGTAAGCATCAAGAGGCAGCAGATTGGGTCATTTAAACTGGAGGTTGGTCCTGAATGGTGTGAAGGGAGGCCTATAATCCTTTTCAATGGTTGGATAGGTATTGGCAAAAACAAGCAGGAGAGTGGAAAATCAGGACCAGAGCTTCATTTGAGAGTGAAACTGGACCCTGATCCAAGATACGTTTTCCAGTTTGAAGATGTGACTAGATTGAGTCCTCAAATAGTTCAGCTTCAAGGCTCCATTAAGCAGCCTATCTTCAGTTGCAAGTTTAGTCGAGACAG GGTACCCCAAGTGGACCCATTGAGCACTTACTGGTCAGGATCTACTGATAGTTCTGACCAagaaatggagagaagagagaggaagggtTGGAAGGTGAAGATACATGATCTCTCTGGTTCGGCTGTTGCAGCAGCATTCATAACAACTCCATTTGTGCCATCAACAGGTTGTGATTGGGTGGCCAGGTCCAACCCAGGAGCTTGGTTGATTGTTCGCCCAGATGTTTGCAGACCTGAGAGTTGGCAGCCATGGGGCAAGCTTGAGGCATGGCGTGAACGTGGCATCCGAGATTCTGTCTGCTGTCGATTTCGACTTATTTCCGATGACCAAGAGGGAGGGGAGCTTCTTATATCTGAGATTTTTATTAACGCTGAAAAGGggggtgagtttttcatagacACTGACAGACAAATGCGAGCAGCAGCAACTCCGATACCGAGCCCACAAAGCAGTGGAGACTTTGCAGCATTGGGTCCAGTTGTTGGTGGTTTTGTCATGAAATGCAGAGTGCAAGGGGAAGGGAAGAGAAGCAAGCCATTGGTACAATTGGCCTTGCGACATGTAACATGTGTGGAGGATGCTGCCATCTTTATGGCTCTTGCAGCAGCTGTTGATCTCAGCATTGAGGCATGCAGGCCCTTTCGTAGGAAGATCATGAGACGAACCCGCCATTCTTTATGA